A window of Coleofasciculus chthonoplastes PCC 7420 genomic DNA:
ACCGGGCATGGGCGCTGTTTGAGATAGCCAAAGCACAGGCACAGGCAGAAAACTTCACCGCCGCCATCCACACCGCGCGGCAAATTGAGGTTTCCTACTACCGGGCATGGGCGCTGTTTGAGATAGCCAAAGCCCAGGCACAGGCAGAAAACTTCACCGCCGCTATCCACACCGCGCGGCAAATTAAGGGTTTTTACAGCCGGACATTTGCGCTGCTTGAGATAGCTAAAGCGCAGCCAACAGCAGAAAACTTCACCGCCGCTATCCACACCGCTAAGCAAATTGAGGATTCCGACCTCCGGGCAGAGGCGCTGTTTGAGATAGCCAAAACACAGGCACAGGCAGAAAACTTTACCGCCGCCATCCACACCGCTAAGCAAATTGAGGTTTCCTACGACTGGGCAGAGGCGCTGTTTGAGATAGCCAAAGCACAGGCACAGGCAGAAAACTTCACCGCCGCTATCCGCACCGCGCGGCAAATTGAGGATTCCTACCAACGGGCAAGGGTGCTGGTTGAAATAGCCAAAGCACAGGCACAGGTAGAAAACTTCACCGCCGCCATCCACACCGCACAGCAAATTGAGCGTTCCTACAAACGGGTAGAGGCGCTGGTTGAAATAGCCAAAGCCCAGCCAACAGCAGAAAACTTCACCGCCGCTATCCACACCGCTAAGCAAATTGAGGATTCCGACCTCCGGGCAGAGGCGCTGTTTGAGATAGCCAAAACACAGGCACAGGCAGAAAACTTCACCGCCGCTATCCACACCGCTAAGCAAATTGAGGATTCCGACCTCCGGGCAGAGGCGCTGTTTGAGATAGCCAAAACACAGGCGCAGGCAGAAAATTTCACCGCCGCCATCGACACCGCACAGCAAATTCAGGATTCCAACGACCGGGCAAGAGCGCTTCTTGAAATTGCCAAAGCCCAGGCGCAGGCAGAAAACTTCACCGCCGCCATCGACACCGCACAGCAACTTGAGCGTTCTGACTACCGGGCAGAGGCGCTGTTTGAGATAGCCAAAGCACAGGCACAGGCAGAAAACTTTACCGCCGCCATCGACACCGCACAGCAAATTCAGGATTCCAACGACCGGGCAAGAGCGCTTCTTGAAATTGCCAAAGCCCAGGCGCAGGCAGAAAACTTCACCGCCGCCATCGACACCGCACAGCAACTTGAGCGTTCTGACTACCGGGCAGAGGCGCTGTTTGAGATAGCCAAAGCACAGGCACAGGCAGAAAACTTTACCGCCGCTATCCACACTGCTCAGCAAATTGAGGTTTCCAACTACCGAGCAAGGGTGCTGGTTGGGATAGTCAAAGCACCGCCAACAGTCTACCGGACATTGGCGCTGCTTGAGATTGCCAAAGCACAGCCAACAGCAGAAAACTTCACCGCCGCTATCCACACCGCACAGCAAATTGAGGATTCCAACTACCGAGCAAGGGTAAGGGTGCTGGTTGAGATAGCCAAAGCACAGGCACAGGCAGAAAACTTCACCGCCGCCATCAAAACCGCACAGCAAATTCAGGATTCCTACGACCGGGCAAGGGCGCTACTTGAGATTGCCACAGCCCAGATACAGGCAGAAAACTTCACCGCCGCTATACACACCGCACAGCAAATTGAGAATTCCAACAAACGGGCAAGGGCACTACTTGAGATAGCCAAAGCCCAGCCAACAGCAGAAAATTTCACCGCCGCCATCGACACCGCTCAGCAAATTAAGGATTCCCAGAAACGGGCAAAGGCGATGCTTGAGATAGCCAAAGCACAGCCAACGGCAGAAAATTTCACCGCCGCCATCGACACCGCTCAGCAACTTGAGCATTCCAACGACCGGGAATTGGCGCTGGTTGAGGTTGCCAAAGCACAGGTAAAAGCAAAATACATTGAACAGGCACTCTTAACCGCCGAGAAGATTCTCATGAACCGCAATGAACACCTTCCCAATATCGCGGCTACCTTTGTCAAAACAGGCGATAAGGAAAACTTCAAGCGTCTGTTAATTCCCTGTGCTTACTACCTCAATGCTGCCTATCAAATGTGTGGACATCTCGCCCAACTGTATCCAAATCAAGCATCAGATATCGCCAAAATTGTCAATACATTTACCTTAAGTTCAACCTAGACTCTAGTGAATTCATCAACGAACCAAACTTATGCCCAAACAAGACCCCGCCAAATTAAAAAAAGTCTCGGTCAGCCTCCCGTTTGGCATCGGCGGTGCAGAATGGGAAGCCGATGAAACCGAACGCAAAGCCGCTTGGTCACTCTACGTTGAACTCGTCACTCGCATCACGGTACAATCCCTAGAAGCCGACCAAGGACTGCTGCGAGAAGCGCTCAATTCTCTCTATAGTATGTTTGCGATTACCCGGCAAATCCTCAGAGACGCGGGTCCCGATGTGGGCATCTCTTCTCAATCTGTTGGCGGAATTGCCATTGCGGTTCTTAATAAAGGTTTGCGCCCCTTTCTATCAAAATGGCATCCCTTATTACAAACCTGGGAAGCCCAGAAACCTCCCACCGCCAGTCCCAAACAGCATGAGAAAAATTGGTCTTTAGAACCTCAGATGTATGAGGAGTTGCTAATACTGGGAAAAGAGTTACAGCAATATACTGAGGCGTTGGCGGAGATTGTGGGAGTGGAGGAATGAGGGTGATGGGGTTGTAGAGGTTTCTTGACATTTTCCCCCTCATCCCCTAACCCCTTCTCCCGACCCCCCTCGTTCCCCCCTACAAGAGGGGGGAGGACAAAGGATGCTTCGCTTTTGTTGCACGGGAGAAGGGGAACCGGATTTTCTTGCTCTCATAAGGGTAGGTTTTTAAGAGGTTTTTACCCCTTGTTTTCTTTCCTTCCTTGTCCTCCTTGTCTTGTCCCCACCCTAAAATAAAAAACCTACACCTGTCAGATTTTCTTGCTCCCCTCTCCCCGGAGTGGGAGAGGGGCTGGGGGTGAGGGGTTAAGCATTTATTTTGATCGCAAGCGTAAGGGGACATTATGAGGATAGATTTTGATCAAGAGACTGAAGCCGTTTATTTCCGACTTAAGGATTCAAGAATTGTTGAATCTGAAGAAATCAGCCCCGGCATTGTTTATGACTTTGACGAAAATGATACTATTGTGGGCATTGAGATTTTAAATCTAAGTCAAAAAAACCCAGACTCGATCAAAAATGTGAATTTTCCTTTTACCCAGGAGGAAAAAAAGCGGTTAAGAGATATTTTAGGTTGGCTTAAGCTGTTCGGCATTTAAACCTTAATATCAATAATGGCGCAATCCTTGCCGTAGTGCGTTAAGCGAAGCCATGCCGCAGGCTTTGCATCTTGCTCGCTGCATTGAGCATCTTGCTCGCTACTAATACCCAATTTAAATGCATGACAGCTTACCCTGGTTTAAATCTCTAAAGCTAGGCGTTGAAGCACTAAAGTGCTTACTACAAACAAAGCCCTTTTTTAGCGGGAAAAGGGCGCACGTCGGGAAAAGGGCGCACGTCGGTGCGCCCCTACGATTCTAATCAACTACCCCGTATCTTATTCAAGAATAGATTTGAGCCGAAAATACCCAATCTGACAGGCTGAATAATCGCATTGATTCAAATAATCAAACGGATGCCATTCATTATGGCTAATCGATTCAAAATAGCTGCCATCTTGCTGTGCTATTTCCGGTTCTACACCCGTTACATCGGCATAATACATATAACAAATCTCATTGGTTTGAGTTCCGACAATATATTTTCCTAAGGGTAGAACCTGAACCGAAAATCCCGCTTCTTCATGCACCTCTCTAATCGCCGCTTCCTCTGGCGACTCTCCGGTATCGATACCCCCAGTAATGGGACAAGGATAGAGTTTATGCTCTTGGTTAATATCGGGAATATGGATACAAAGCGGCTGCTGTCTAATTAAAACTTGATAATCTTCTGGGTTACTCTGATGTTTTCTAATCAGAAATATCGCCACAGAATCTCGCCCCTTTCGTTCTAGGTAGTGATACCCCCAAGCTGTTTCCTTAACTGTAATCCAATCGGTACTAAAAATAATTTTCTCTTTATTCATCATAAGTTATACATCAATTGTAGGAGCGGAATTGTAGGGGCGGGTTTAGCCACTCACTCTACTTGTCACCCCTAAACAAACAACAAAACCCGCCCTACCCCACCAATCAATCCACGAAAAAACGCCCAAAAATCATACATTAGGATGGATAAGTAGAGTTAGCTTGACAGAAATGCAACGTCGTGTAAAAAAGACAATCCACTTCAACGCTATTACCTTGGGTATCTCAGTAGGGTTAGCCCTATTCCCTGGCAAACTTCTTGCCAACGAACTGCCACCCCTACCCCAAACCAACGCTCAAGGTGATTATACCGCCTCCGCGAATACCTGGTGGAGTTGGCAGGTTGTTGATCCTGATCCCAGAGGCTTGAATTGTCGCGTCTCGCCAGAATTCCGCCAATTTTGGCGAGAAGACTTTCGCCCTGATGGTTGGCAAGATGATTTTAATATCGGAGAATGGTCTGTGGTGCGACGTTTTCCTCAACAGACCGTTCTCATTGCTGACAACGCGCCTGCTGGTGCAACAATTATTAGAGATGAACGGGGTTTACCCTGGGTAAAAGTGATCATTGATATGCCAACCGCCAACAACCAAATGAATGACATTTGTTTCGTTCGGGCTAATTCCAGGTACATTCGTCCCGTTAAAACTAGCGTTCCTTATCTTTCATTTTAAAATTAAGTTACTACAAACAGTTCTGTTGGGTCTCGTTCCTCGACCCAACCTACTATTTTGTTCGTTCGTTCGTTCGTTCGTTCGTAGTAGGCACTTTAGTGCCTCTATAGGGATTGCTGAATCAGGATTGTGGTGAGGGTGAGGGAACAGAGTCGGGGCGGGTTTACTCACTTATGGGTGCAACCGAAAAGATAGTTGTGAAACCCGCCCCTACATAAAACCAGGTTCTCCTGCTTCCAGACAAGCCATGGCACGTCTGGAACATGGTTAGCAAAAAAAAGGACAGCGTATGCTAACGCTGCCTTAAACATTATTATTACCGACCTGAGGATTAAACGATCGCGGCCATCTTCACATCGTTTTCGGCTAACAGTTCTTGCAGTTCTTCTGCATCGACGGTTTCTTTCTCAATCAGCATGGCAGATAATTTGTCCAAGATGTGTTTATTACCCACCAAGACATCTTTCGCCCGATTATAGGCTTCATCCACCAACTTCCGCACCTCTTCATCAATCGTCGCCGCCGTGGTGTTGGAGAAATCGCGATCAGAGGCAATGTCCCGTCCTAGGAACATATTGCCATTTTGCCGTCCTAATGCCACAGGACCCAAGCGATCGCTCATTCCGAAGCGGGTGATCATTTGTCGGGCGACACGGGCGACTTGCTGTAAGTCGTTAGACGCCCCCGTTGTCACTTCTTCTTCACCGAAGATAATTTCCTCAGCAATTCGACCCCCCAAAGCAACCGCCATTTGGTTTTGCAGGTAGGAACGGGAATACAACCCAGAATCCATCCGGTCTTCACTGGGCGTAAACCAAGTTAATCCACCCGCCCGACCGCGTGGGATAATACTAACTTTCTGCACCGGGTCATAATCGGGCATTAACGCACCCACCAAAGCGTGACCCGCTTCATGATACGCGACTAACCGCTTGCGCTTCTCGCTCATCACCCGGTCTTTCTTCTCTGGTCCAGCCAATACCCGGTCGATGGCGTCATTCACCTCATCCATGGAGATTTCGGTGAGGTTGCGCCGTGCGGCTAAAATTGCGGCTTCGTTGAGCAAGTTCGATAAATCGGCACCGGTGAAGCCAGGAGTCCGACGGGCAATTTTCTCTAAGTCTACATCCTTGGATAAAGTCTTGCCGCGAGCGTGAACGTTGAGAATTTCCAAGCGTCCGGCGTAGTCGGGGCGATCCACGACCACCTGACGGTCAAACCGACCGGGGCGTAATAATGCTGCATCCAGAACATCAGGACGGTTGGTGGCGGCAATAATAATGATACCCGTATTGCCTTCAAACCCATCCATCTCGGTCAGTAACTGGTTCAGGGTTTGTTCCCGCTCATCGTTACCGCCGCCTAAGCCAGCACCCCGTTGACGACCTACGGCGTCAATTTCATCGATAAATACGATACAGGGAGCACTATTCTTGGCTTGCTCAAACAAGTCGCGGACACGAGACGCACCCACACCGACGAACATTTCCACGAACTCAGACCCGGAAATGGAGAAGAAGGGTACACCAGCTTCCCCAGCAACAGCACGCGCTAAGAGGGTTTTACCCGTTCCCGGAGGTCCAACCAGCAGCACCCCTTTGGGAATTTTCGCACCAATGGCGGTGAAGCGATCGGCGTTTTTGAGGAAGTCAACCACTTCGTTGAGTTCCAGCTTGGCTTGCTCAATCCCGGCGACATCGCCAAACGTGACCTGGGTTTGCGGTTCCATTTGAACGCGGGCTTTGGACTTACCGAAGTTCATCGCCTGAGAACCCGGACCGTTTTGCGCCCGCCGCAGTAAGAAGAATAAACCCACCAGAAGCAGGATCGGGAAGAAGAGTCCGCTCAGCGTTCTGAACCAGAACCCATCATCACTCTGAGGGCGAACTTTAATATCTACGTTATTGTTGGTGAGAATACTGATTAGTTCTGGATCGTTAGGCAGGTTGACCTGGTATTGGGTACCGTCTTGAGCGGTTACCATTGCCTGAGTGCGGTCAGAACTGAGCTGAACGATCTCAACCTTCTTGCTCTTAACGTTATCAATGAACTGGTCGTATCTCCAGGTTTCCCGCGTTTGGGACGGTTGGTCTAAAAATGCTGTTGCCAAGGCGATGACTACTATCGCTAGTAGTGCATAAAGCCCCGCATTTCTCCATTTCTTATTCACTACTGATTTCCTCCTAAGACTTAGGATGTGATCTGATGGCGTCGAATCGGCTGATTATATTAACTAATGTTAACGTCTATCAGACTATTTGGCGAAGTTGGTTCTTGGTAAACTGGGGTAATTCGCAAATTTCCTCTTGATGTGGTATAATGAGAGGCTGTAATTATTTTTGATACTCCCCAAATAAACGCTGCAACGGTGCTAAACCCCCAGCACAGGAACGATACTCAAACCGTTGATCTGCCGTAATAACGGTATGAATCGGGATGATTTCCATCACACTATTGGTATAAGCGATCGCGTCAAACTCCTGCACTAATTTCTGATTCCAGGGAACTTGGCAAATTTTTAATCCTTGTTGTTCGAGACAATGAATTAGATGCGATCGCGCCACTCCCGGTAATATCCCCACATCAATCGGTGGTGTCCACCAGCAGCCGTCTTTAGCGCCCCACAGATTCCCCGTACTCGTTTCCAACCAATTCCCCTGATCATCAACTAATATAGCCTCCTGAGCGCCGAGTTGTTGTGCCGTTTGCAGCGCCAGCCATCCGCCCAAATAATTCCCCGTTTTATAGGTGGGTAAAGAACGGCGTAAATGTGACACTTCAGCTAACCAAGCGATGATTCCCTGCTGTTGGCGTTCACTCAAATCAGCAGGGAGAGGACGCCCCGTAATCCATTCTCGCCCATCCGGGAAAACCACAATTCTCAGCACCGGAAACGAGGGGAGTAATTGTTCTGCACCGTAGCGGATACGTTCCCAGTCGGGGAATTGCCAGCCAAACACCTGTAAACTGTGACTTAAACGCGCACAATGGGCGTCCCAATGGGTTAAAGGGTGGGCGAGGGAGTGGTGGTAAACACGCAGGGTGGTAAAGGTTGTCGCGCCGTAAATCAAACCCGGATCATTGATGGCGAGTTCGATGCGATCGCCTAGAATAAGTTTACCGTTATACCAATAACTGACTTTAGTCATTCGTCATTCGTCATTCGTCATTTGTCATTCGTCATTCGTCATTTGTCATTCGTCATTTGTCATACTCGCTTCGCGAGAAGCAAGCTACGTTATTTGTAAGGTAGGGCGGGTTTTGTTGTTTATTTATTGGTGAATAGCCGAATTTAGTCCCTAAACCCGCCCCTACAGTATTTCCGCCACGCTGTAGTCTGGGTTATGAGGGCGGTAGTTAACCGGGATTTAGTATTATACATTATACCAAGAAACGTCCTATTGTAATTTCGCGATC
This region includes:
- a CDS encoding aminotransferase class IV, producing MTKVSYWYNGKLILGDRIELAINDPGLIYGATTFTTLRVYHHSLAHPLTHWDAHCARLSHSLQVFGWQFPDWERIRYGAEQLLPSFPVLRIVVFPDGREWITGRPLPADLSERQQQGIIAWLAEVSHLRRSLPTYKTGNYLGGWLALQTAQQLGAQEAILVDDQGNWLETSTGNLWGAKDGCWWTPPIDVGILPGVARSHLIHCLEQQGLKICQVPWNQKLVQEFDAIAYTNSVMEIIPIHTVITADQRFEYRSCAGGLAPLQRLFGEYQK
- the ftsH3 gene encoding ATP-dependent zinc metalloprotease FtsH3, with translation MNKKWRNAGLYALLAIVVIALATAFLDQPSQTRETWRYDQFIDNVKSKKVEIVQLSSDRTQAMVTAQDGTQYQVNLPNDPELISILTNNNVDIKVRPQSDDGFWFRTLSGLFFPILLLVGLFFLLRRAQNGPGSQAMNFGKSKARVQMEPQTQVTFGDVAGIEQAKLELNEVVDFLKNADRFTAIGAKIPKGVLLVGPPGTGKTLLARAVAGEAGVPFFSISGSEFVEMFVGVGASRVRDLFEQAKNSAPCIVFIDEIDAVGRQRGAGLGGGNDEREQTLNQLLTEMDGFEGNTGIIIIAATNRPDVLDAALLRPGRFDRQVVVDRPDYAGRLEILNVHARGKTLSKDVDLEKIARRTPGFTGADLSNLLNEAAILAARRNLTEISMDEVNDAIDRVLAGPEKKDRVMSEKRKRLVAYHEAGHALVGALMPDYDPVQKVSIIPRGRAGGLTWFTPSEDRMDSGLYSRSYLQNQMAVALGGRIAEEIIFGEEEVTTGASNDLQQVARVARQMITRFGMSDRLGPVALGRQNGNMFLGRDIASDRDFSNTTAATIDEEVRKLVDEAYNRAKDVLVGNKHILDKLSAMLIEKETVDAEELQELLAENDVKMAAIV
- a CDS encoding NUDIX hydrolase, which produces MMNKEKIIFSTDWITVKETAWGYHYLERKGRDSVAIFLIRKHQSNPEDYQVLIRQQPLCIHIPDINQEHKLYPCPITGGIDTGESPEEAAIREVHEEAGFSVQVLPLGKYIVGTQTNEICYMYYADVTGVEPEIAQQDGSYFESISHNEWHPFDYLNQCDYSACQIGYFRLKSILE
- a CDS encoding DUF2283 domain-containing protein, with protein sequence MRIDFDQETEAVYFRLKDSRIVESEEISPGIVYDFDENDTIVGIEILNLSQKNPDSIKNVNFPFTQEEKKRLRDILGWLKLFGI